One Homo sapiens chromosome 3, GRCh38.p14 Primary Assembly genomic window carries:
- the PPP1R2 gene encoding protein phosphatase inhibitor 2 isoform 4 (isoform 4 is encoded by transcript variant 4) produces the protein MNQALLTIGIYFKNLKKKKRYKIWLCCPVQWLLTGTVIAHYSLELPTQVILPPPPPSMMGDDEDACSDTEATEAMAPDILARKLAAAEGLEPKYRIQEQESSGEEDSDLSPEEREKKRQFEMKRKLHYNEGLNIKLARQLISKDLHDDDEDEEMLETADGESMNTEESNQGSTPSDQQQNKLRSS, from the exons ATGAACCAAGCACTCCTTACCATAG gtatatactttaaaaatcttaaaaaaaaaaaaagatacaagatctggctatgttgcccagtgcagtggctattAACAGGCACAGttatagcacactacagcctggaactcccgactcaagtgatcctccctcctccgcctcccag TATGATGGGGGATGATGAAGATGCCTGTAGTGACACCGAGGCCACTGAAGCCATGGCGCCAGACATCTTAGCCAGGAA ATTAGCTGCAGCTGAAGGCTTGGAGCCAAAGTATCGGATTCAGGAACAAGAAAGCAGTGGAGAGGAGGATAGTGACCTCTCACCTGAAGAACGAG AAAAAAAGCGACaatttgaaatgaaaaggaaGCTTCACTACAATGAAGGACTCAATATCAAACTAGCCAGACAATTAATTTCAAAAGACCtacatgatgatgatgaagatgaagaaatgtTAGAGACTGCAGATGGAGAAAGCATGAATACGGAAGAATCAAATCAAG GATCTACTCCAAGTGACCAACAGCAAAACAAATTACGAAGTTCATAG